In a genomic window of Aeromicrobium panaciterrae:
- a CDS encoding phosphoenolpyruvate carboxykinase (GTP), whose product MSLDTITTYRSTYAKLQSWVDEVAALTKPSEIYWCEGSPEEWVSITDKLVEAGTFKRLNAEKKPNSFYCASDPNDVARVEDRTYICSVDEKDAGPTNNWMAPADMKKIMTDLYDGCMQGRTMYVIPFVMGHLESDNPMFGIEITDSAYVVASMTVMARIGKDVLSKIEETEADYVPALHSFGAPLAEGQADVKWPCNDTKYIVQFPEERMIWSFGSSYGGNALLGKKCYALRIASVMGRDNGWMAEHMLILKLTNPEGVVKYIAAGFPSACGKTNLAMVEPTIPGWKVETIGDDIAWIRVGADGRLYAVNPEFGLFGVAPGTGWDTNANAMRTIEQGNSVFTNVALTDDGDIWWEGMTDEPPAHLTDWKGNDWTPESTELSSHANSRFCTPIKQCPTLADEYDDPNGVPLDAILFGGRRKTTIPLVTEARDWTHGTFMGATLSSETTAAATGAVGIVRRDPMAMLPFIGYDAGDYFGHWINMAKNNDESKFPKVFYVNWFRRDEDGGFLWPGFGENSRILKYVIDRVEGKVEARETPIGLVPPASSIDTDGLDVTTEQLEKALSVNVDEWKTEIPQINEWFEQFGDTLPAVLWTELDGLKARLEA is encoded by the coding sequence ATGTCTTTAGACACCATCACTACTTACCGTTCGACCTACGCCAAGCTCCAGAGCTGGGTTGACGAAGTAGCCGCCCTCACCAAGCCTTCCGAGATCTACTGGTGCGAGGGATCCCCCGAAGAGTGGGTCTCCATCACCGACAAGCTCGTCGAAGCCGGCACCTTCAAGCGTCTCAACGCTGAGAAGAAGCCCAACTCCTTCTACTGCGCATCTGATCCCAATGACGTGGCACGCGTCGAGGACCGCACCTACATCTGCTCCGTCGACGAGAAGGACGCAGGGCCCACCAACAACTGGATGGCCCCCGCCGACATGAAGAAGATCATGACGGACCTCTACGACGGCTGCATGCAGGGCCGCACGATGTACGTCATCCCGTTCGTCATGGGTCACCTCGAGTCCGACAACCCGATGTTCGGCATCGAGATCACCGACTCGGCATACGTCGTCGCCTCGATGACCGTTATGGCCCGTATCGGCAAGGACGTCCTCAGCAAGATCGAAGAGACCGAAGCTGACTACGTCCCCGCTCTCCACTCGTTCGGCGCTCCGCTGGCTGAAGGCCAGGCCGACGTGAAGTGGCCGTGCAACGACACCAAGTACATCGTGCAGTTCCCCGAAGAGCGCATGATCTGGTCGTTCGGCTCGTCGTACGGCGGAAACGCCCTCCTCGGCAAGAAGTGCTACGCGCTCCGCATCGCTTCGGTGATGGGCCGCGACAACGGCTGGATGGCCGAGCACATGCTCATCCTCAAGCTCACGAACCCCGAAGGCGTCGTCAAGTACATCGCCGCCGGCTTCCCGAGCGCCTGTGGCAAGACCAACCTCGCGATGGTCGAGCCGACCATCCCAGGTTGGAAGGTCGAGACGATCGGCGACGACATCGCCTGGATCCGCGTCGGTGCCGACGGCCGCCTGTACGCCGTCAACCCCGAGTTCGGCCTGTTCGGTGTTGCACCGGGCACCGGCTGGGACACCAACGCCAACGCGATGCGCACCATCGAGCAGGGCAACTCGGTCTTCACCAACGTTGCTCTGACCGACGACGGCGACATCTGGTGGGAGGGCATGACGGACGAGCCGCCGGCCCACCTGACCGACTGGAAGGGCAACGACTGGACTCCGGAGAGCACCGAGCTCTCGAGCCACGCCAACAGCCGCTTCTGCACCCCGATCAAGCAGTGCCCGACGCTGGCTGACGAGTACGACGACCCGAACGGTGTCCCGCTCGACGCGATCCTGTTCGGTGGCCGCCGCAAGACGACGATCCCCCTCGTCACCGAGGCCCGCGACTGGACCCACGGAACGTTTATGGGCGCGACGCTCTCCTCGGAGACCACCGCTGCTGCGACTGGCGCGGTTGGCATCGTCCGCCGCGACCCGATGGCCATGCTGCCGTTCATCGGCTACGACGCTGGTGACTACTTCGGTCACTGGATCAACATGGCCAAGAACAACGACGAGTCGAAGTTCCCCAAGGTCTTCTACGTCAACTGGTTCCGCCGCGACGAAGACGGTGGCTTCCTGTGGCCCGGCTTTGGCGAGAACAGCCGCATCCTCAAGTACGTCATCGACCGCGTAGAGGGCAAGGTTGAAGCCCGCGAGACGCCGATCGGCCTCGTGCCCCCGGCCTCGTCGATCGACACCGACGGTCTCGATGTCACCACCGAGCAGCTCGAGAAGGCGCTTTCCGTCAACGTTGACGAGTGGAAGACCGAGATCCCGCAGATCAACGAGTGGTTCGAGCAGTTCGGCGACACCCTGCCGGCCGTGCTCTGGACTGAGCTCGATGGCCTGAAGGCTCGCCTCGAAGCCTGA
- a CDS encoding ion channel — translation MADLGVVRDDEKSPISDRLELLAVGLALAFLVAYALPILRPDSSSEVIDLCRVIVWATWALLAIEVGIRLWHADSKTEFFKSRWLDVLAVALPVLRPLRLLRLLVVLSALQRFVGHSLRGRIAIYVGGSLALTSFVGALAVLDAERKSPDANILNFGDAIWWVATTLSTVGYGDHYPVTNVGRGVAVALMIVGVAFLGVVTASLAAWLIEQVREIEAESDAIQRRDILAVHEEVRELRAQLAQRDRAVDDASPPED, via the coding sequence ATGGCAGATCTCGGGGTCGTGCGGGACGACGAAAAGAGTCCGATCTCGGACAGATTGGAACTCCTTGCAGTCGGCCTTGCGTTGGCGTTCCTCGTTGCGTACGCGTTGCCGATTCTTCGGCCAGATTCCTCGAGTGAAGTCATCGACCTGTGTCGAGTCATCGTGTGGGCTACTTGGGCCCTGCTTGCGATTGAGGTCGGTATCCGACTCTGGCACGCGGACAGCAAGACCGAATTCTTCAAGAGTCGCTGGCTCGACGTTCTAGCAGTCGCCCTTCCGGTACTGAGGCCGTTGCGACTACTTCGTCTCTTAGTGGTGCTGAGTGCGCTTCAGCGATTCGTCGGGCACTCACTGCGAGGGCGTATTGCCATCTACGTCGGGGGATCCCTCGCGCTGACCTCATTTGTCGGCGCACTCGCCGTGCTCGATGCTGAGCGGAAGAGTCCTGATGCAAACATTTTGAACTTCGGGGATGCGATCTGGTGGGTTGCAACCACCCTGTCGACCGTCGGCTACGGCGATCACTATCCAGTGACGAACGTCGGGCGAGGCGTGGCGGTCGCGTTAATGATCGTTGGCGTGGCGTTCCTGGGTGTTGTGACTGCATCGCTTGCAGCGTGGCTTATCGAACAGGTGCGGGAGATCGAGGCCGAGTCCGACGCGATTCAGCGCCGAGACATCCTTGCTGTGCATGAAGAGGTTCGGGAGCTGCGAGCCCAGCTCGCGCAGCGAGATCGCGCGGTCGATGATGCCTCGCCGCCTGAGGACTAG
- a CDS encoding MBL fold metallo-hydrolase: MRVTHLNCGTMNPPTMSPIVCHVLLCETDDGLVLVDSGLGRADFADPKRMGPGRFLTRPAREDSGTAAAQVEARGHALSDVTHIVLTHMDFDHIGGAADFPEAIVHTTADEYDWAVANPDFMSKQRYSQKQWAYAPRFETHSGPGDAWKFGLTGISVLPGITYVPMPGHTKGHAAVAVEPDGGGLLLHAGDAVFDASSYTPTSPAGTPLGKIGKLRAFEKVMAQDGKKLAGNHATLARLNGEDGVTVFNAHDKRIFDDLAG, from the coding sequence ATGCGCGTAACCCACCTGAACTGCGGAACGATGAACCCACCGACGATGTCGCCCATCGTCTGCCATGTCCTGTTGTGCGAGACCGATGACGGATTGGTGCTGGTCGACAGCGGCCTGGGTCGAGCGGACTTCGCCGACCCGAAGCGAATGGGACCAGGACGGTTCCTGACTCGCCCCGCTCGTGAGGACTCGGGGACTGCCGCCGCGCAGGTCGAGGCACGCGGTCACGCGTTGTCCGACGTCACGCACATCGTGCTGACGCACATGGACTTCGACCACATCGGCGGCGCCGCCGACTTCCCCGAAGCCATCGTCCACACGACCGCTGACGAGTACGACTGGGCCGTAGCCAATCCGGACTTCATGTCCAAGCAGCGCTATTCGCAGAAGCAGTGGGCGTACGCGCCGCGGTTCGAGACACACTCCGGCCCCGGCGATGCGTGGAAGTTCGGCCTGACTGGCATCTCGGTTCTGCCCGGCATCACGTACGTACCGATGCCCGGGCACACCAAGGGCCACGCGGCCGTTGCGGTCGAGCCCGATGGAGGAGGCCTCCTGCTTCACGCAGGCGACGCGGTCTTCGACGCGAGCTCGTACACGCCGACGTCGCCGGCGGGCACGCCGCTTGGCAAGATCGGCAAGCTCCGGGCGTTCGAGAAGGTCATGGCGCAAGACGGCAAGAAGCTCGCCGGCAACCACGCGACCCTCGCGCGTCTCAATGGCGAAGACGGCGTGACCGTGTTCAACGCCCACGACAAGCGCATCTTCGACGACCTGGCTGGCTGA
- a CDS encoding EamA family transporter — protein sequence MDSTLIQSWPFWAGLSAFFAALTAIFAKVGVKDVDSDVATFIRTIVILVTLGFILLLLGKFHSPGPLSTKTWVFLILSGLATGASWICYFRALKLGPASLVAPVDKLSVVLVAIFGVTLLGEHLQPKQWIGVVLVGAGAVLLAWT from the coding sequence ATGGATTCGACGCTGATTCAGTCCTGGCCGTTCTGGGCCGGACTTTCAGCCTTCTTCGCGGCGCTGACGGCGATCTTCGCGAAGGTCGGCGTCAAAGACGTCGACTCCGATGTCGCGACGTTCATTCGTACGATCGTCATCCTCGTGACGCTCGGCTTCATCCTCCTGCTGCTCGGCAAGTTCCATTCGCCGGGACCGCTCTCGACCAAGACCTGGGTGTTCCTGATCCTGTCCGGGCTCGCGACCGGAGCATCCTGGATCTGCTACTTCCGAGCACTCAAGCTGGGGCCCGCATCGCTCGTCGCGCCCGTCGACAAGCTCAGCGTCGTACTCGTCGCGATCTTCGGCGTCACACTGCTGGGCGAGCACCTGCAGCCCAAGCAATGGATCGGTGTCGTCCTGGTCGGCGCCGGAGCAGTCCTGCTGGCCTGGACATAG
- a CDS encoding carbon-nitrogen hydrolase family protein: MRVALVQLVSTTDSATNRAEIAGQLAALTPSDGLDLVVLPEGAMHDFGAPDLDLAPVAEPLDGPFVQLLTAEAQRLQTTFIAGMFEQTDGLPFNTLVVVDGDGLRATYRKIHLYDSFGYRESDRLSPGAIEPVVVEIAGRPVGLMTCYDLRFPEHARALVDAGAELLVVPAAWVAGEHKLHHWRTLLTARAIENTVHVVAAAQGGDRYTGHSAAIDPWGSIVVEAEDAPAILQAVLAANDVAHAREVNPSLANRRIRS, from the coding sequence ATGCGTGTCGCACTGGTCCAGCTCGTCTCGACGACGGACTCCGCAACCAACCGTGCTGAGATTGCAGGGCAGCTGGCCGCATTGACCCCATCGGATGGCCTCGACCTGGTCGTGTTGCCCGAGGGAGCGATGCACGACTTCGGCGCTCCAGACCTCGATCTGGCTCCTGTCGCCGAACCCCTCGACGGACCGTTCGTACAACTGCTGACAGCAGAGGCTCAGCGACTCCAGACGACGTTCATTGCCGGGATGTTCGAGCAGACCGATGGCTTGCCGTTCAACACGCTGGTCGTTGTCGACGGTGACGGTCTGCGCGCGACGTACCGCAAGATCCACTTGTACGACTCGTTCGGCTATCGCGAGTCCGACCGGCTTTCGCCCGGCGCGATCGAGCCTGTCGTTGTCGAGATCGCTGGGCGCCCTGTCGGATTGATGACCTGTTACGACCTTCGCTTTCCCGAGCACGCTCGTGCGCTGGTTGATGCGGGTGCCGAGCTGCTGGTCGTACCGGCCGCGTGGGTCGCCGGCGAACACAAGTTGCACCACTGGCGGACCCTGCTGACCGCTCGCGCGATCGAGAACACGGTGCACGTTGTTGCTGCCGCACAGGGCGGCGACCGCTACACCGGACACTCCGCGGCGATCGATCCATGGGGCTCTATCGTTGTCGAGGCCGAAGATGCCCCAGCGATTCTGCAAGCGGTTCTCGCGGCCAACGACGTGGCGCACGCGCGCGAGGTCAACCCATCGCTCGCCAACCGAAGGATCAGGTCATGA
- a CDS encoding NAD(P)H-quinone oxidoreductase, protein MRAVVVSQPGNVDALEVVDLPVPEPGPGEVLIEVTAAGVNRADLMQRMGLYDPPPGATPVLGLECSGSIAAVGEGVTDLPPGTQVCALLSGGGYAEYVAVPAGQVAVVPRGVSLLDAAGLMEVACTVWSNVFMMGKLENGETLLAHGGGSGIGTMAIQLGKAFGARVAVTVGSEEKAAFCRELGADIVINYREQDFADVLKEQGVTADVILDIMGAKYLAANISVLSTAGRLVIIGLQGGLRGELDIGALLTKRAAVMATSLRARPTAEKAAIVSAMVAQVWPLVADGTVRPIIHATYPLEGVRAAHQVLEDSSHTGKVLLTLN, encoded by the coding sequence ATGCGTGCCGTAGTGGTCTCCCAACCAGGCAATGTCGACGCCCTCGAGGTGGTCGACCTTCCCGTGCCCGAACCGGGCCCCGGCGAGGTCCTGATCGAAGTCACCGCCGCGGGAGTCAACCGTGCTGACCTGATGCAGCGAATGGGTCTGTACGACCCGCCGCCCGGTGCAACGCCAGTCCTCGGTCTCGAGTGCTCGGGCTCCATTGCCGCCGTCGGAGAAGGCGTCACCGATCTTCCGCCCGGTACGCAGGTGTGCGCCCTGCTCAGCGGTGGCGGGTATGCCGAGTACGTCGCCGTACCCGCCGGACAGGTCGCCGTCGTGCCTCGTGGCGTCTCGCTCCTCGACGCGGCAGGACTGATGGAAGTCGCCTGCACGGTCTGGTCGAACGTCTTCATGATGGGCAAGCTCGAGAACGGCGAGACATTGCTCGCCCACGGTGGCGGCAGCGGCATCGGCACCATGGCCATTCAGCTCGGCAAGGCATTCGGCGCTCGCGTCGCGGTGACGGTCGGCTCGGAGGAGAAGGCGGCGTTCTGTCGCGAGCTGGGCGCAGACATTGTCATCAACTATCGCGAGCAGGACTTCGCCGACGTGCTCAAGGAGCAAGGCGTCACCGCAGACGTCATCCTCGACATCATGGGCGCCAAGTACCTCGCTGCAAACATCTCAGTGCTGTCGACCGCAGGCCGCCTCGTCATCATCGGCCTACAGGGCGGACTCCGGGGCGAGCTCGACATCGGAGCGCTGCTGACGAAGCGCGCCGCCGTCATGGCGACATCGCTGCGCGCCCGGCCGACAGCCGAGAAGGCTGCGATCGTCTCCGCGATGGTGGCCCAGGTCTGGCCATTGGTCGCGGATGGCACCGTACGGCCGATCATCCATGCGACTTATCCACTCGAAGGCGTACGCGCCGCGCACCAGGTACTCGAGGACTCCTCCCACACCGGCAAGGTCCTTCTGACCCTCAACTAG
- a CDS encoding bacterial proteasome activator family protein — MTEEQPEIIGPDGQPVPATTSETSLSDLVAQPAKVMRIGGMIRQLLDEVKAAPLDEASRVRLRDIHLQSIKELEDGLAPELVDELERLSLPFNDETPSEGELRIAQAQLVGWLEGLFHGIQAALYAQQVQAQAQFQNMRLALPGPNDTKGDDSDTTGSDHTSGGMYL, encoded by the coding sequence ATGACTGAAGAGCAGCCAGAGATCATTGGTCCCGACGGCCAGCCGGTGCCGGCGACGACGTCTGAAACCTCACTCTCAGACCTGGTCGCCCAACCTGCCAAGGTGATGCGGATCGGCGGGATGATTCGCCAGCTCCTCGACGAGGTCAAGGCAGCGCCGCTCGACGAGGCCAGCCGCGTACGGCTGCGCGACATCCACCTGCAGTCGATCAAGGAGCTCGAGGACGGTCTCGCTCCGGAGCTGGTCGACGAACTCGAGCGCCTGAGCCTGCCGTTCAACGACGAGACGCCGTCTGAAGGTGAGCTTCGGATCGCTCAGGCTCAGCTGGTCGGATGGCTCGAAGGCCTGTTCCACGGCATCCAAGCGGCCTTGTATGCCCAACAAGTTCAGGCGCAGGCGCAGTTCCAGAACATGCGTCTGGCTCTACCGGGTCCAAACGACACCAAAGGTGACGATTCGGATACAACCGGTTCAGATCACACATCCGGAGGAATGTACCTCTAG
- a CDS encoding WhiB family transcriptional regulator: MTIVDEMTTPPCIFEPEVFHDENLHNPPARHEVSAAEWAQLSAKRASAHRKCAGCPLMVDCLYRAVVEVDVSGFVACTSETDRHRMRAELGIQVAQPAFAFGGARVGGGPLSHDAVMSMRHAYPKDTCGQLAERLDCSTSTIKRHMRRAREMKKDAASGLASIPSLPTIDDVLDCFDGLESSQVA; this comes from the coding sequence ATGACCATCGTTGATGAAATGACGACGCCTCCGTGCATTTTTGAGCCGGAGGTATTCCACGACGAGAACCTGCACAATCCGCCAGCGCGACATGAAGTCTCGGCGGCTGAGTGGGCACAGCTGTCGGCCAAGCGAGCATCCGCGCACCGCAAGTGCGCTGGTTGCCCTCTGATGGTCGACTGCCTTTACCGAGCTGTCGTCGAGGTCGACGTGTCGGGCTTTGTCGCCTGCACGAGCGAAACCGACCGACATCGCATGCGCGCTGAGCTCGGCATCCAGGTCGCACAGCCGGCGTTCGCCTTTGGTGGGGCACGCGTGGGTGGCGGACCTCTGAGTCACGATGCCGTGATGTCGATGCGGCACGCGTACCCCAAGGACACCTGCGGTCAGCTGGCTGAGCGGCTCGACTGCTCGACATCGACCATCAAGCGGCACATGCGACGTGCCCGCGAAATGAAGAAGGATGCGGCGTCCGGACTGGCGAGCATTCCGTCGCTGCCGACGATCGACGACGTACTGGACTGCTTCGACGGACTCGAGTCGAGCCAGGTGGCCTGA
- a CDS encoding HAD family hydrolase — MTWRPKLVALDVDGTLVDGDNVMTPAVRETVRAIRESGIETVITTGRAIPGVLNTAALLDFDDAYAIASNGAIVFTYNPVEILNLVTFDASEAVRRVLEHVPDALVAVEDIGVGYRLNKPFPSGEINGKMTVEPVESLISEPVTRVVIRSPEHSQKEFATLVEDLGLSDTNYYIGYTAWLDLAPEGVSKASGLTFLCDRLGIAAADVLAVGDGNNDVEMVKWAGRGVAMSHGPASLLAVADHVTGTVEEDGLVAELQRYL; from the coding sequence GTGACCTGGCGTCCCAAGCTGGTGGCGCTCGACGTCGACGGAACGCTCGTCGACGGCGACAACGTGATGACGCCTGCGGTTCGCGAGACCGTACGTGCCATCCGTGAGTCCGGTATCGAGACGGTCATCACGACCGGCCGAGCGATCCCGGGAGTGCTCAACACCGCGGCTCTGCTCGACTTCGACGACGCGTACGCGATTGCCAGCAACGGCGCGATCGTGTTCACGTACAACCCGGTCGAGATCCTCAATCTGGTGACCTTCGACGCGAGTGAAGCCGTACGACGTGTGCTCGAGCATGTGCCCGACGCGCTGGTCGCGGTCGAGGACATCGGGGTGGGCTACCGCCTCAACAAGCCGTTTCCGTCGGGAGAGATCAACGGCAAGATGACGGTCGAACCGGTCGAGTCGCTGATCTCCGAACCGGTGACGCGCGTCGTCATCCGTTCTCCCGAGCACAGCCAGAAGGAGTTCGCGACACTTGTCGAGGACCTGGGGCTCTCCGATACGAACTACTACATCGGTTACACGGCCTGGCTCGACCTTGCACCGGAAGGCGTCAGCAAGGCGTCCGGGCTGACGTTCTTGTGCGACCGTCTCGGCATTGCCGCCGCCGACGTACTAGCCGTGGGCGACGGCAACAATGACGTCGAGATGGTGAAATGGGCAGGCCGAGGCGTAGCGATGAGCCACGGGCCCGCGTCACTGCTGGCCGTTGCCGATCACGTCACCGGCACGGTCGAAGAAGACGGCCTGGTGGCCGAGCTTCAGCGCTACCTCTAG
- the serS gene encoding serine--tRNA ligase: MIDPRILREDPDAVRAAQRRRGESVDIVDELIAADEQRRSSIATFEAVRGEQKNLGKLIPKAQGDEKTELLARTKELSQQVKDAEAAQSQAAESFDQLMKQLPNLASADAPQGGEDDFVVLDTVGTPRDFAAEGFEPRDHLELGQMLGAIDTERGAKVSGARFYYLTGVGAQLELALTQVAMSKAAAWGFTPMIPPALVKPRAMEGTGFLGQAADDVYYLEKDDLYLVGTSEVPLAAYHSDEILEAEQLPKRYAAFSPCYRREAGSYGKDTRGIFRVHWFDKVEMFVYTTLDQAAAEHERLLGWERDWLDALELPYRVIDVASGDLGLSAIRKFDCEAWIPTQGKYREVSSASNCTEFQSRRLDIRVRGDEGTAPAATLNGTLCAMTRTIIALLENGQQADGSVRLPAVLHPFLGEVLRPLA; this comes from the coding sequence GTGATCGACCCCCGAATTCTGCGAGAAGACCCCGACGCCGTACGTGCAGCTCAACGCCGCCGCGGTGAGTCCGTTGACATCGTCGACGAGCTCATTGCCGCTGATGAGCAGCGCCGGTCGTCGATCGCGACGTTCGAGGCCGTACGTGGTGAGCAGAAGAACCTCGGCAAGCTGATCCCCAAGGCCCAGGGCGACGAGAAGACGGAGCTGCTCGCCCGCACCAAGGAGCTGAGCCAGCAGGTCAAGGATGCCGAGGCAGCGCAGTCACAGGCCGCTGAGTCATTCGACCAGCTCATGAAGCAGCTGCCTAACCTCGCCTCGGCCGACGCCCCGCAAGGTGGTGAGGACGACTTCGTCGTGCTCGACACGGTTGGCACGCCGCGCGACTTCGCCGCCGAAGGCTTCGAGCCGCGCGATCACCTCGAGCTCGGGCAGATGCTTGGGGCGATCGACACCGAGCGTGGCGCCAAGGTCAGCGGCGCACGGTTCTACTACCTCACGGGTGTTGGCGCTCAGCTCGAGCTCGCGCTGACGCAGGTCGCGATGAGCAAGGCCGCCGCCTGGGGATTCACGCCGATGATCCCGCCCGCGCTGGTCAAGCCGCGCGCGATGGAGGGCACCGGCTTCCTCGGCCAGGCTGCCGATGACGTCTACTACCTGGAGAAGGACGATCTCTACCTCGTCGGTACGTCGGAGGTGCCGCTCGCGGCCTATCACTCCGACGAGATCCTCGAAGCTGAGCAGCTGCCGAAGCGCTACGCCGCGTTCAGCCCCTGCTACCGCCGCGAGGCAGGCTCGTACGGCAAGGACACCCGCGGGATCTTCCGCGTGCACTGGTTCGACAAGGTCGAGATGTTTGTCTACACGACGCTCGACCAGGCGGCTGCCGAGCACGAGCGCCTGCTCGGCTGGGAGCGCGACTGGCTCGACGCCCTCGAGCTGCCCTACCGCGTCATCGACGTGGCCTCGGGCGATCTCGGGCTCTCGGCGATCCGCAAGTTCGACTGCGAGGCGTGGATCCCGACGCAGGGCAAGTACCGCGAGGTCTCGTCGGCGTCCAACTGCACCGAGTTCCAAAGCCGTCGACTCGACATCCGCGTACGTGGCGACGAAGGCACCGCACCTGCTGCGACGCTCAACGGCACCCTGTGCGCCATGACGCGCACGATCATCGCGCTGCTCGAGAACGGTCAGCAGGCTGACGGATCCGTGCGCCTGCCCGCTGTGTTGCATCCATTCCTGGGTGAGGTCCTGAGGCCGCTCGCGTGA
- a CDS encoding phosphatase PAP2 family protein, with protein sequence MSFDLRRAEPSHAGALTRVIAGLTGLFVVLAILVAAGWDPLQSLDDNVGDAAYDFSQSRPGLVDFLDVVAVIFSNLWCGIALAAGAAYALYRRERQVALWIAVSGIAAIGGNALLKLIFRRDRPVYDNSLHEIGGFSFPSGHSAGSAMFFTIAVLMAIVITGRGWRRRIMIAALVLLGLGVGASRIFLGVHYLSDVVAGLSFGIAVTLGLWLLLVTDATRLPHELAVLTGSGRKRVAVILNPSKIADVEEFKERVRTVATRDGWSEPLWFETTIEDPGYGQALAALEAEVDLILAAGGDGTVRAVCEEVARTGVAVGILPHGTGNLLARNLGIPLNTRDALDVAFSGQDRAIDLGTYKTDSGTDTCFLVMAGLGMDAMIMNGVDDQLKEKVGWLAYFVSGVKAARYPAMKVQISVDDGEFQKFKARTVVVGNVGFLQGGIPLLPDAQIDDGLLDVVVIAPKRFIGWFAILVRVLGRGRRTNEQLGRLKGRKVVIRAEKPMPMQLDGDPVGEGLEITAEVQPGVLLVRVPVALAPAEF encoded by the coding sequence GTGTCGTTCGACCTGCGTCGTGCAGAGCCCAGTCATGCCGGCGCGCTCACCCGTGTCATCGCCGGCCTGACCGGGCTGTTCGTCGTGCTCGCGATCCTCGTCGCTGCCGGATGGGATCCGCTCCAGTCACTTGACGACAACGTTGGCGATGCTGCGTACGACTTCAGCCAGAGCCGTCCCGGACTCGTCGACTTTCTCGACGTAGTCGCGGTCATCTTCAGCAACCTGTGGTGCGGCATCGCTCTCGCGGCTGGAGCGGCGTACGCGCTGTATCGCCGCGAGCGCCAGGTCGCACTCTGGATCGCCGTCAGTGGCATCGCCGCGATCGGTGGCAATGCCCTGCTCAAGCTGATCTTCCGTCGCGATCGTCCGGTCTACGACAACTCGCTTCACGAGATCGGCGGGTTCTCGTTCCCGAGCGGCCATTCCGCCGGATCTGCAATGTTCTTCACGATTGCCGTGCTGATGGCGATCGTCATCACCGGCCGAGGCTGGCGTCGCCGCATCATGATCGCCGCACTGGTACTGCTGGGTCTCGGCGTCGGTGCGAGTCGTATCTTCCTCGGCGTCCACTACCTGAGTGACGTCGTCGCCGGGCTCAGCTTCGGTATCGCGGTCACCCTCGGCCTGTGGCTGCTGCTGGTCACCGACGCGACCCGACTGCCCCATGAGCTCGCTGTGCTGACCGGTTCGGGCCGCAAACGCGTCGCAGTCATCCTCAACCCGTCGAAGATCGCCGACGTCGAGGAGTTCAAGGAGCGCGTACGTACCGTCGCCACCCGCGACGGTTGGAGCGAGCCGCTCTGGTTCGAGACGACGATCGAGGATCCCGGCTATGGCCAGGCACTGGCTGCGCTCGAAGCCGAGGTCGACCTGATCCTCGCGGCTGGCGGCGACGGCACAGTCCGCGCTGTGTGCGAGGAGGTCGCCCGTACGGGCGTAGCCGTCGGCATCTTGCCCCACGGCACCGGCAACCTACTCGCCCGCAACCTCGGCATCCCGCTCAACACACGCGACGCGCTCGATGTCGCGTTCAGCGGGCAGGACCGGGCGATTGACCTCGGCACATACAAGACCGACTCCGGCACCGACACCTGTTTTCTGGTGATGGCCGGTCTCGGGATGGACGCCATGATCATGAACGGCGTCGACGACCAGCTGAAGGAAAAGGTCGGCTGGCTCGCGTACTTCGTCTCCGGAGTGAAGGCTGCCCGCTATCCCGCGATGAAGGTGCAGATCTCGGTCGACGATGGCGAGTTCCAGAAGTTCAAGGCTCGCACCGTGGTGGTCGGCAACGTGGGATTCCTGCAGGGCGGCATCCCGTTGTTGCCCGATGCCCAGATCGATGACGGTCTGCTCGACGTCGTGGTGATCGCACCCAAGCGCTTCATCGGTTGGTTCGCGATCCTCGTTCGTGTGCTCGGCCGAGGGCGCCGTACGAACGAGCAACTCGGCCGGCTCAAGGGCCGCAAGGTCGTCATCCGCGCTGAGAAGCCGATGCCGATGCAGCTCGACGGTGACCCCGTAGGCGAAGGCCTCGAGATCACCGCCGAAGTGCAGCCGGGAGTACTCCTCGTACGCGTCCCGGTCGCTCTGGCACCCGCTGAGTTCTAG